The DNA sequence TTAAACCATTTAAAAGTAGTATAATCAGAATCTGTTCTTTTTGCCTGTAAATTTTTTCAGCATCTACAAAATAAGGACTATTAGTAACCTTGATTTTGATAAAAAAGAGGTAATAATGATGTTTGAATATTTAACTAGGCAGTCAGCCATGTGATAGGAAATGAGCTATTTAGTATCATGGTCACTGGTTTATATGATACTCCCCAGGATCATTAAAATATCCCTTCCATGACCTTTCAGTTtgagagccaaatgaggatcacTTAAGTCCTAGTTTCTCAAGTTATAAATCAGGTGCAGCAAAATAGTGTTTAGGGACAGGGAATGGAATGGACTAACTCATAGGGACAGCCATTTGAACTAGACATTTTAGTTACCGCTTACAGGAAAGGTGAGCTAACTCTTCACAAACTGAATTCTGATCAAAGAAAATAAAGGTGGTCAATCCAGATATTTGAGACATCATGCAATGCTGTATAGATGGTTCATCCATGTTTGAAAGATGCCATGATTGGCTTATCTTAAAACTGAATGGGCCAACTCAAGACTTTAGCCAAAGATGGCATACATAACTATGGAATCCCAGACTATATTACGTTTTTATGAAACatgtactgaaagaaaaaaagagtgtgaTGGAGTGGAAGAATGAATACCCACTGTGGAATGTATGAAACCTGCATGGAGAAATATGTTCTGTTACCTCTGATTTGACATGAAGCTTTTCCCAAAAATAGGTATATAAGAATGTGGATGCTTGAAACTAAAATGCATACAACACTAAAAGAACTGAAAAAGTAGCTAAGATAAAGGATGAAGAATAATATAGATGTATGGAGCAAGGAAACCATTGAACAAGTCACAATGATAGAAGGGTGACGAGTGCATGATAAAGATTTATGTCAGCATGGAATGTTTGATGCAAGAAGGTAGATTGCGCAGAAAATGTACAGATTTAATGAATGAGTTGTTAGAATGTAAATATGCATTAACGAATTTTTACCAGGGAAATGCCTGCAGTATATATAAATTGGATGTAATTTGTAGACAGCATTGGAAGTGAGAACTTAAATTTGAGTCCGAGACAAAATTTATGAGCAAAGGGAATTACTATGATGCGTGAACCAATGCAGAAGTCCTAATTCATTTAGTATCACTTAGCATGATTTGATGGTATAGCATATATGGTGGTAGTTTTTCATGCAGTTTTATTTTAATTCAACCAGGCAATGCAAGTTTActaaattaattatttttttttcttagctcacTTTATGTTTCTCCTTTTTGTAAACTTTCCATATTTTATTCTTTTCAGAAACCACTTGTTCAGTTGAGGTGAAACTTTGTAGATGGTCCTTTACTAAATTTACTCATTTCATGTCAGTACTGCTTCTAATATGGCTGCAATGGCAAAATGGTCTGTGATTTGCTGCTGTGTCATCATTTGTAAGTTTTTCACTTTTTAATACTCTCTTCACAACCCACTTGTGCTTGAGTGAACTGAAAGTtacaggaacgatctctggatgATCCTATATCAAGTTTCCTCACTTTATgttgaaggggagctgtggttctggtgcattatacatgacagctagaggcagtgtgaacgaatgtggcctttgttgtcttttcctagcgctacctcacccacatgcggggcgagggggctctcatttcatgtgtggtggggtggcgatgggaatgaataagggcagacagtatgaattatgtatatgcgtatatatgtatatgtctgtgtgtgtatatatatgtatacattgagatgtataggtatgtatatgtgcgtgtgtggacttgtatgtatatacatgtgtatgtgggtgggttgggccattctttcgtctgtttccttgcgctacctcgctaacgtgggagacagcgacaaagtatgatagataaataaatgaatctaATTTGGCCACTACAAAGCAAAATGATCTATGGCTGAAATttcagaaattaaaaaaaaaaacagagaatatCGAACCACAACTTAACTGATTGGAAggttctgtatattttttttctcttcatgctATTAATAGCATGGCCTATTACTAGCTGAAAATTAATAAGGCTCTTCTGTTGAAAATATTTAAGTCAGTTAACTTGAAAAATAATAGGAATGAACAGGAAATGTTCTTTCATCAGCTTTACTTTTTTCTGATGCAAAATCTAATGTAGCCACTACAGAACAAAATGGTCTCTAGTTGGCAGAAATTTCAAATACTTTGGAACGATAGACTGAAACGAAACTTAAATAATTGATGGTTGGTCCTTTCTCAAGTTTCATATTGTGCCAATCTGACATACAGTGTGGCCACCACAGCCAGTCACTTGTTATAATTTGCTGAAAGCTCAAAAAACCTGTTTCTCAGAAACAACTTGGCCAGTTGAGTTGAGAGTTAATTAGAATGAATGGACATTATCAGTTTTACACTTATGGCCTTAATGGAAATAAGAAATGGCTGTCACAGACCATTCATTTGTTTTGATTAgaatttcaaaaatattttttactgaaacagctggttctgtccattgaaaTTTCAGTATCACAAACCATTTATAGCTAGGTCAGCAATACATATACATGATTATCTGTGtctctgtttatttatttatcttcctTCAGTCTGACTACTTGTGCACTTGCTCAACCTCATGTGTATGGGAATGGAGCATGGATGATGGACAAAGAATATCTAAAGTGATGAGTACCTCCTCAGTAGACATGATATAATTACAGTTAATCAAGGAGAATTGTATCCAGTTGTTATATGAAAAAtcattccttaaaaaaaaaggcactGATAAGACTGGGAAAGTTAGTTTTATTGAAAAAACTACTATGAGAATAAGAATTTGTATGTTGACATATACTCCTTTCTCCAAAATATGAGAAGACCGTTAAGCATATTTTCAAGTAAAAGCAATTGCTGTAAAGAAAATGATTGAGAACAGAAAAAGACGTTACCAGCAAAGTAGCAGTCTACTGTAATCTTAAATTTTTCAGTTGGAAATAAGTATAATTACAGAAGATTCAGAACAATTTCAGATTATCTTCATTACTAATATCCATCTATCACATTAAATCTGCTCCCAGATTCCTGCTATAAACTTCATCATGTGTCAGTATTATCCGACACTTGTCTCTGTTCACTTCTTATACACACCTCACTTCTAtagccattttctttcttccagaaTTGTTTATTAATCTCTTGAATTACCGTTAATTTTCTGACTTTGGACTATGCTGTTTgctccaaaaaaaagggggggggggtgtcaaagcAGAACATTGATTTTATCTAATTAAAGTGTATCCACCAGGATTTCACCCTATTCAACCCTCATAACATCATTAAGGCCAACAAATGTCATTTAAAGAGACGCAACAACCACCCAAGGTATTTCACATCATGGGCACAGAATTGGTGTTTGCACATCCTGGCCACCAACCTACTTCACTTATAACACTCACAGTGCAGACCTGTTGACTGCCCTCATCATTCTATGGTGGTTTCACCTCATGCTTTCTATTTCTGGCCTTCAGAGATGTTGGATCTGGGTTTTTCAGGTGCCATGAACTAACTAAGGTTGGTAGGTGTTCATGTGTACATTGTACTAGTTCAACAGTTTGTACTGCTGTGGTGTTTTAACTCATTATCGATTGTTGATGCTCAAAGGGCCTTTCCTTCAGTACAGAAATaatttttcatacttcaaaacCGTAATTTTCCAAGGTATATTCATATGCATTCTTTTTTCACTCAGGATTTTATAATCAACACTCCCTGTCATGCAACAATATTTTCATTCAAAACTTCCAAACTCTTTACACATCAACAAACTTTCTTATGTCATTCCATCATCCTGTACCTAAATTAATCAAGAAAAATTGAGTAATCTGTTTATTTCAGTGAATTTCGCATGATTTGTGGCTTACTAAAGTAAAGACCTTCTTGTCACTTATAAAGCATCCATCAGATGTACTCAGTATGCCAATCATACTTTATCTTCCTCTCTAATCTGTAGGAATGATAAGTTATATGCAGTGGTCTCCTTTATGTTTACCACTATGATTCAGCTCAGTTTGACATGTGATATCTTTAGTGTaatgggttcttttttttttttttttttttttttttgctttgtcgctgtctcccgcgtttgcgaggtagcacaaggaaacagacgaaagaaatggcccaacccacccccatacacatgtatatacatacgtccacacacgcaaaatatacatacctacacagctttccatggtttaccccagacgcttcacatgcctcgctttaatccactgacagcacgtcaaccccggtataccacatcactccaattcactctattccttgccctcctttcaccctcctgcatgttcaggccccgatcacacaaaatctttttcactccatctttccacctccaatttggtctccctcttctcctcgttccctccacctccgacacatatatcctcttggtcaatctttcctcactcattctctccatgtgcccaaaccatttcaaaacaccctcttctgctctctcaaccacgctctctttatttctacacatctctcttacccttacgttacttactcgatcaaaccacctcacaccacacattgtcctcaaacatctcatttccagcacatccatcctcctgcgcacaactctatccatagcccacgcctcacaaccatacaacattgttggaaccactattccttcaaacatactcatttttgctttccgagataatgttctcgacttccacacattcttcaaggctcccagaattttcgctccctcccccaccctatgatccacttccgcttccatggttccatccgctgccagatccactcccagatatctaaaacacttcacttcctccagtttttctccattcaaactcacctcccaattgacttgaccctcaaccctactgtacctaataaccttgctcttattcacatttactcttaactttcttctttcacacactttaccaaactcagtcaccagcttctgcagtttctcacatgaatcagccaccagcgctgtatcatcagcgaacagcaactgactcgcttcccaagctctctcatccccaacagacttcatacttgcccctctttccaaaactcttgcattcacctccctaacaaccccattcataaacaaattaaacaaccatggagacatcacacacccctgccgcaaacctacattcactgagaaccagtcactttcctctcttcctacacgtacacatgccttacatcctcgataaaaacttttcactgcttctaacaacttgcctcccacaccatatattcttaataccttctatggGTTCTATGGCTAAGATTTTTTATTATACAATTACAGTAACTTCCGCTTACTTGTTTTGAGATTAATGTTCAataattttttataatttttctgCTTCACTTTGTAATTTCATGGTATCAAAGAATATACGATATTTGAGTAAAAGGAAGTAATTTTATGCTACTTTTCACTGTTTAAAAGCATTTGATATGTGGTAGATAAGTTTGGAATGTTTGACTGTCTATGGTCATATCCTTTTGTGATTTGAGTATTAAGTTCCACATACAGTGTCAAATGACAAATGCATTCTGACAACTTTTCAGTGCGTAATGCTGGCAAACAAAGTAATGCAGTCTCTTGAGCTCTTTACTGTTCACACCAGTCTTGTCATAGCCAATGTTAGTAAGTCATGTCAACTATTTTGTTGATAAATATGCTTGCATTTCACTGTATGCTGATGGTACAATTTTACTTTCCCCTACCAAATATGCCAGACATAAAGTAATTGCTATATGTTAGACAGTTAACCTTAAACTAATTATTGTCATACACAGTCCTAATTACAACAATAATATTATTCATCATGCAGTACCTCTCAGTTGCTAATACAGAGAAAGATCTAGGATGCATaatacctttatcccttttgggTAATTATGTTGAATTTGAAGTTACAGTACCTGGGTAAGAACAGATCACCTGAAAAGGGTAATTTACTTTCTACATGTACCATCTAGAAAAGATCTACTTAATTTGCCTGCACCCATTTTCATAGCTGCTGATTCATTAATGTCTCTCGTAGTCATTTTAATGTTTCATTGTCTTGTAAAATTCATTCTTGGGATTGATAAGAGGACACACATTACATTTCCCTGGAGTTAATAATTTGATGAATGCTGGACCCCACATTCATTTATGAGTTAAGCTTTTTAAAGATGCACTTGAAcattattatgaatatatttaatttttcttCACGTTTTCGAACTCCTTTCTTGATATGCACTTTTTACTTGTGCAGAAATGTATGTTCCATATTAAGATCTTATGAGATGAGTAAGATGAACCTTAAAATTAAGAGCAATTGatggcttaaaaaaaagaaaaaaacaccaaATAATAAGGTAGATTGATATCCAATGATATCTGAGATACGTCAGGAAGAAACATCGGAATATGGCCTTAtcaaaaattaaatgtttgtatATTTTGAATATTCAAAGATATATGCAATTTTTTATCTTTAATAGTTTTAACTATTTTTAATGCCCTTCAAATCTTATCATAGAAATTGTGCAACATCTATGTACTATTTACAAATAAAGAAACCATTATTCAGACACCTTCCTCTTTTCTGAACATAATCCACATCATGAAAAGTGTACATGCCATTCTGAAGGCACTCTGTCTGTcaattaataaaaataatcacAATGGACATCTCTTACAGAGTAGATAATGAATCTGGAGCATGTAAATAATAATAACGTAAGAATAATATCTTTATTCTGTACAGTAACAATAAGAAATGTACATCAGGTATAACCGAGTCCTTTATGCATAGAATAAATTCAGGAAAAGAGTAATAAATCTGATCCACCTAAGCTAAATTTGATGAtcaaaatgtttttttgtttattgACATACAAACACGAAACTTATCTTTCTGTCTTAAGAGTAAGGACAGAGGACTTCTCAGCTTCATATCAGTCCAAATTAAGGTACATTTCATTACTCTCCCATGAATTAATTGTATCTGCATGTCTTGAAATAAAATTCAAATTTACCCTTTGAGACTTCTCTTTTCACTTCCTGCTTTTCCCTTTACCATTTTCAgtctttatttttgtttcatttatcgCCTTCATTCTCTGCTTCAAGTAAAGCAGATGTAATGCCAACCTTTTGTAGTTCCTCGATCAATTCTCCACTTTGATGCATTTGTAGGAGAATGTCACACCCACCAATGAACTCTCCATCTATAAATACCTGCGGTATTGTTGGCCATTCTGAGTATTCCTTGATTCCTGAAAAATATAATCAGAAGTAATAAACAGTGTCATATTAAGCAGTCAGTTATCTGACCTATTTCATCAAAGAAAGCACTGTCAGGAGATTGACAGCAAGACATCCAGAAAGGTTTCTCCCTCAAATTTTTGTTCCCATACAATTTTTTCTTTAAGCTGAACTCTGTACTTTCCCCTAGTGATCTGCAATACATTATCAAACTCCACACTGttctaaaaaaaatcattaattatgattatcacctctacattttcattttatattcctTATTTTTAGTTTTGGCAGATGGGGACTGCACCTACATGAGAGGCAAACCTGAACCGCAAAATTCTTCTGCCAAAGGTGTCAATGTACTGTGCAACATATCAGGTATACATAGAAATATGTATAGGAAGCTGTTTCCTGTTCTGACCACAATAAATTTTATGACAAGCACAGTGCCAGACCCAAAATCCACAAACAGGTGTACCAAGAGCATCTTAGTTATCTCATGTATATACTAAatggttagtgaggtagcaataaaaacaaaggactgggccttagaggatatatatatgtacatataacatgttttattcaaaagaaaaatgTACCTCACCCACCTTGTCGGACACTTTCATCAGCCAACACATTGTGAGCATTATATTCCACACCATGCATTCGTAAAATTTGAACTACGGCATTGCTAAAGCCACATCTTGGCATGTCTGGAGTCCCCTGCAAAGAGTtgtatttcagaaaaaaaaacgtGAGCATAAGATTCAGAAACCTAGCATTGGATAGATTCTTCAGAAATATTAATTCTTAAAGGCATACCAATTATATGAAAGTTGGGTATTCTTTTATATCATGGAACAGAACTAACAaataaacaatataaatattacCAAGATTACATACAAGCAGCAATGTAACTGAAtttgaaaaacttaaaaaaaacattaTGCATTTTACCATAAAAGCGGGGAAACATTAGTGAATTCATGAAATAAAGGTAAACTATAAAGAAACTTGTTCAAAATGAAAATCAGTACTTTTTCTAGCAGTTTCATTATAATACACGAAGAGGTGTTCTCAATCACATTTTCAATGATGTGGGTTCTCATATTGTTTGTTACACTGCTCTTGTGGATTGCACCTTGGCCTGTGGATTTtttgtgtggtgtaagtgtgccAAAGTACAAGTGAAAGAACTTTGTTTCTGTAACAGCATAAATGGACCAAAACTAGACTAAATCTATTAGTACTTAAATTAGAACGAGACTAAATCTATTACTACTTAAATCATGAATGAAAAGCATCAGTAAGCAAAAGCAACTGTATGGAATCAAAGTCAGGGATAGCAATATAAATAGAAGTTTTACTTAAAACTGAtgcacagaaaaacaaaaaaccttGCCCTACTTGTTTCTTTTTCCACAGCTGAATTTAATCTGTAATCAGGAATATATCTGCCATGTTACCATCACTCATAAAGGTTCACAAATATATTGCAAAacaatttatataatttttttttatattgcaaCTATCCATCAGTATTCATCCAAATCTATTTGCTGATCATCCATCAAAAGTTCTGTCATCCAACTTCTGGGTCGTTAAGCAGAACTTGCATCAGGGTGATTTGAACAGACGGGCTGGATGGCCAGTGTTGAGCCTCAGTCCACATCATTCCAGAACTTGAGACCAAGCAAGCCGACATGTGAGTTCTGCttatatcttgaatattttcatattcttttgtttactgcttttttttttactttaggtATTTCAATGATGTAATGATTTTTTGTAATTAAACGAATATTTTGAGACAATGATATGGGGCCAAAGGGCTACTGGCGCCGAAGTCCTCTCTTTACACACTGTCCTTTAAGACAACAGTTCTCTGGGGGGCCGGTAGTACTTTGCCTCCTGTTGTACTGTCAGTATCGCCACGGTAATCACCTAAACAGCAATACCTGATAAAGCTACAAGACTGATAAACTAATAAGTTACAAACCTTCATAAATACAACGACTTTACTGTTCCCAACAAGCTGGTCAAAGTATTCTTTACTGCCCACTTGCGCGCTACAGTATCTCAAAAAACTCGTTGTACGTGGATAAGATGCTCTTACGAGAAGTCGGGCTGCAGAAAACATGTTTACTCTACTGGAACACACCACAATCTCCTTACAGAATCAACAAACACACGACTCTTTCATGGACTGTGGTGTTACGTCGTCTGGTTGTACGGCTGTGTCCGATTCATATCTTGTAATGCTGGATCTTTTGTAGCCCCATGTACCGCCTGATGCCTGAGGATGGAGTATATCACATTTATTACATCAATTTATGAGTTATAATATTAGTTAGATTGATACATTTATGATTTTTATTGGAATATGCAAATGACAATTTTTTACTGGAGACGTATTCACGGTAAAACATCCGAACACGAACCAGCTGATCGCAATGAAAACATTCACCGATCGGGAGACAAGACAATCCACCGCTTTATATCTAATCAAGCCTCAGATATGCATCCACAATTACCTGCTCTGATATAATTGTTGCATATCAGATTTATGAAATAGTTCTGAAGGCTTACATTTTGATGATTGTTCTTGCTAAAGAATTTCTCTCGTGAGATGGGCCTGCCCGAGACCAGGCCCACCGGGTTACAAACGCCTCAGTTGGTGCTGAAGTGATGTTGAGGTAGTGTCGGTCAACGTTTCTCCTCCACAGGTCTCTACTTCTGCCATCACAAGGCAGTCACAGTTTGTTCAAACAGTTCTGAAAAACTCGGTTTCTTTCCAGTGACAAATGTTGTGGATAAATAATGCGTATAATATACTGACTTTACATTTTGTGTTAATGTATCTTGTTTCTCAAGAAACGCAACCCATTTTCAAAAATATATTCTTACATAAGTATCTCCTAATTTTTCCAGGATCCTAAAAGTGAAGTGGAGTCCAAGGATACCAGAGCGGATCGTTCCTAAGTCGACAATATAGTTTAGTAACTTTCCAAAGTTTACCAAATGTTGGGCAGCGCGTCCCAGATGCACTTCCCTGAGGAGACCAGGTAAAGGAATGGAGTTCTGCTTTCGACcagagaggagggaggcaggcaggcaggcaggctgtaTCCCAGGCAGTTCATATAATGTGTTAACTTCAGGCGTTGGCAGGAATAAAGGTGAACGGGAAGCTCAGGCCAAACCTGGTAAATGTAAAGCTTAATTAAGGACACGGCGCCTACTTAAACTACACATTTACCCAAAGTAACTTTCATTTTGAAGGTAAGAGGTTCAGTTGTTAGCCTTGCTTTGTATTTACATTCAGTTTTCGACTTTTCAGTTTCCTTTTGTTCTTTGCCCTGCCCACTTTTATGAGAGTATATTACCTTAAAGTtggaagataaatgataaatgattatttATCCTGCGCGTATACTGGGGTTCTGCCTCGTAATACTTATCTTTTAATGGTTTTCAACATTTATTTGCCACAGAAATGTCAGTCTTTTGTATGTAtactcgtcatatatatatatatatatatatatatatatatatatatatatatatatatatatatatatatgatttaatacTGATAGGTCTGAACACATGATACCTTCCCTCGTATGACATGCGATGGTTGTTAATTACTTACGGGGTTGTATTAAATATGCAGGTATTCTTTGTTATCATTGAATTAGTAGTAGTGAGGGGAAACCTTTCACATCAATGGATTTTCATTTGGGATGATTTCATCCTACTTTGCAGCTGATCATAATTATGTATAGAGACACTTTTTGCCACTTTTAGGGAGGTCCAAGTACCTACACCTGGGGGGGGTTCATCTTTGAATTTAATTAGTGTGATTGAAACATACGGTCATTACTTTAATCAGATAATTTAGTGTGAATTGTAGAATAACTTGCAAGTTTTGTGCTGTGCCAAGTTTGTTTGTACCTTGACCCAGTAGGAACATTAATTAGTTGCTAATGATAGCTTGCATCGTCAAAGTGACAACCGAAGCAGTGGGTTAACTGCTATGATCGAGacataaataaatttttttttgactTGGCAGTTCACATGTTCTTTGGCGTAGTAAAAGTACATTAACAAGTTTTTGTTATTGACCATAACTATGTCCATATTTAGTCAGATAGTGTCCATTTCTTTAAATGAGAGTTAACGTAGAAAGATGTGGCATCATTGATTTTTGATAAAGCTGGGAGTGGTATGGAAAGGCAGGAAGTAAATTGCATTACATTTGTGTGTCATATGTGCTTGCAGAACACACTCTCAGATGGACACTAACATATACACAAGAAAACAGTGGCTCACAGTATCACTGACGTAATATTGTTGTGAGTTAAGTGGATAAAGTGGAGAGGAGTGGTGGCGTGGTCGTGAGCCCGAGTTCAAATAAACGCAGTTTGCATGTTCTGTGTTGCTCGTCCAGTCCAGGCTTCGTCCTTCATAACAGGTTGGTTGAGGACGACGCCTTAAACCGAGTGTACGACGAACACACAATGTGCAGACTGCATTTACCTGAACTGTTCCCATACTGGGTTTATCTTAATTTCTTAGCTGTAATATTTGAATATACGTTAGTGAAAGATATAGAAATTTAAAGTATTGAGTTGAAACATCGTGTTGTTGCTTTAGCTGTAACCTAAAATGTTACAACTTTATTTAAGGGGAACTTACTGCACCAACAATAATGCAACGTTGGCGTGTCAGGCATGGGTAGACCCGTGGATATTGGTGACGCCTAACTTGCTGCAGTCATGCACCCACACTACACGCACAGCACTATCGTGTTCACCAATATTGGACAAAACTTGTTCGTGTTAACCGGTTATAGATCGTTGTTAGAGGAGGATCTTAGttccctttttgtttttctttgcgaTCCAAAGAACAGATGATAAAGTAAGGAATCACAAACTGGATCTGTAAGCCAAAGACAGCTCAAGGATGCTCTTGAATTATTCGCAGATGATGTTTGGGGTTTGGGGGAAATTTGAGCAAGCATTGTGCTTCTAGgaagtatatttatattttcattttagcgTTATATTATTATTACGTAATCAAAGACCCCTtttatgtggctcctgcagcttcgaggctgtgcTGGGAACGGGAAGAGGATAGTAGGGGCtggtcgaaggtgacttttcgttCACGGTGGTACCACTTgcaggagggatatatatatatatatatatatatatatatatatatatatatatatatatatatatatatatatatatatatatatatatatcggatgtATTATTATCGCGTAATCGGAAAGAAATTTAATAAGTGCCCTGTATTTTggataaataaatgatttatttttccatatccaaagtataataatgatttgGTCAAGTCGGAGTTTATTTAGTAGTAGGGAACAACGATGTCCTTTGCGAGAAGTAGTTCGCGTGGTGGCCTGGGACGCTGCAGGTGTTACGTGTGCTCTTCCTCAGCCCGCCAGACTCGGCGTCCGGTGGACTGGCATTCCTTAGATCCCACAACAAAGCCCCGGACCTTCCTGCGGGTGCGCGCCAGTGGGACATCTCATACCCAGAGGCGCTCTGGGTCACACGCAGGCGGCTCTTACCGGTGGGAGTATTCCGTCCTGTTTTTTGGAGGAGGATTGCCGTGGATATGAAGTGAAACTAGTACTGCTTTAGTTACTTTAAAGACATGGCAAGTTTGGTGGAGAAACACTGCTGTGTCTGGTTAGAAGGTACGGAGAATTCTGTGGATGAGATGAAGTTTATTGGTCGTAGATCTTGAGCATTTACAGGGGAGGTTTCGAGATATAAACTGGAGGAGATACTGAGAGTTGTTTATATGAGGTTTATGTAGAAATTTGTTAGGAGAGTTGGcgggaaaatatgaaaaaaacgtGTTGGGAGAGATACCTTTAATGATATTGGGGAGATACGGAGAAATTAGTTGCGGGACTAGTGACCCAAGGCCCCTGAGAGGAATTATATCAGGGAGTACAAATTTTCTTTAGGGTCCCCTCCTTTTCTCCATTAGTCATcttgtttttatccactacggttttatgccatgagctgtgaGGTCAAAAAAAGggcatggaagatgagagaggggtgggaaTGGAGTGCTCTGTTGATTTTCTGTGATAccaggaaattcccgggcccCCTTTTGGGCCCTTGGTTACAATGTACCCCCTGcaaccaaccccctctccccatcagAGGCCCTGAGGGGTACTGATAAGTTTGGTGAGGGAGATATCGAAAAGTTGAGTGACTTTCAAGAAGAGAACTATGTTAGGGGAGATACCTGAT is a window from the Panulirus ornatus isolate Po-2019 chromosome 32, ASM3632096v1, whole genome shotgun sequence genome containing:
- the LOC139759159 gene encoding uncharacterized monothiol glutaredoxin ycf64-like, which codes for MFSAARLLVRASYPRTTSFLRYCSAQVGSKEYFDQLVGNSKVVVFMKGTPDMPRCGFSNAVVQILRMHGVEYNAHNVLADESVRQGIKEYSEWPTIPQVFIDGEFIGGCDILLQMHQSGELIEELQKVGITSALLEAENEGDK